One window of Amaranthus tricolor cultivar Red isolate AtriRed21 chromosome 13, ASM2621246v1, whole genome shotgun sequence genomic DNA carries:
- the LOC130798877 gene encoding uncharacterized protein LOC130798877, with the protein MAENRVPRHESYETKEESKSSHDSERTVTSHEASHARSDHTDTSTPVVPAAVTAEQFETMLKMFHAQQQQNLLLQQQVLQSLNAGSSKDSSGHDLGASQAEGIQRLAPKTYDGKGPPTKLDDWIREMEKIFAILKTPEDKRVDLAVHYLTGDANTWWVTHRDALLSAPSAATSEHPSIVSPLPWSLFVSALHDEFFPLHLQRRMFDEYSRLTQGTQTVHQYYVRFMELAKYVDDMKIGERFRAQRFLSGLSLDIRERMRNLGHEHATQGLKRRREDTHDILQNFGGRRFLTPTQFHREPRSSFGRSTLSTPQSSKNIEYYHCGKKGHKRVDCYKYIREQGLRGTPQGPAQKPTGSQAGVTQDRRQGRPQAPFGRGSQSQGSAMGSSSRPSVGTPVSGTKATGKLMTLKRDEAELHLPNSLEINSEFTQPSGERILCQRAYKDIALDFMGMDLRVDLIEFPLDNFDVILGMDWLRK; encoded by the exons ATGGCTGAGAATCGTGTGCCTCGTCACGAGAGTTATGAGACTAAGGAAGAGTCTAAGAGCTCCCATGATTCTGAGCGTACGGTTACGTCACATGAGGCATCTCATGCGCGATCCGATCATACCGACACCTCTACACCTGTCGTTCCAGCTGCCGTCACAGCCGAACAGTTTGAGACTATGCTAAAGATGTTCCACGCGCAGCAACAACAAAATCTTCTTCTACAACAGCAGGTGCTTCAGTCACTTAACGCTGGATCTTCAAAGGATAGTTCTGGGCACGATTTAGGGGCGTCACAAGCAGAGGGTATTCAAAGGTTAGCCCCTAAGACGTATGATGGCAAGGGTCCTCCTACTAAGCTAGACGATTGGATCCGGGAGATGGAGAAGATATTCGCGATACTGAAGACACCCGAGGATAAGAGAGTAGATCTAGCGGTTCATTACCTGACCGGTGACGCCAATACTTGGTGGGTCACACATAGAGATGCTCTTCTATCAGCTCCTTCCGCAGCTACATCGGAGCACCCTTCTATCGTATCTCCTCTTCCCTGGAGCTTGTTTGTGTCAGCGCTTCACGACGAGTTCTTTCCTCTACATCTTCAGCGAAGGATGTTCGATGAGTACTCTCGACTTACGCAGGGAACCCAGACCGTTCACCAGTACTACGTTCGATTTATGGAATTAGCTAAGTATGTGGACGACATGAAGATTGGGGAGAGATTCAGGGCTCAGAGGTTCTTATCAGGGTTAAGTTTGGATATCCGGGAACGTATGAGAAACCTGGGACATGAACAT GCCACTCAAGGGCTGAAGCGACGCAGAGAGGACACCCATGatatattacaaaattttgGGGGTAGACGATTTCTAACACCTACACAGTTCCACCGAGAGCCAAGATCTAGTTTTGGGAGATCAACCTTGAGCACTCCTCAGAGTAGTAAGAACATCGAGTATTATCATTGTGGGAAGAAGGGTCACAAGAGGGTTGACTGCTACAAGTACATACGTGAGCAAGGTTTAAGAGGTACACCGCAAGGTCCAGCGCAGAAGCCGACCGGCAGTCAAGCTGGTGTGACTCAGGATAGAAGGCAGGGTCGACCGCAGGCACCTTTTGGGCGTGGTTCACAGAGTCAGGGGTCTGCTATGGGAAGTTCATCTAGACCATCGGTCGGTACACCAGTTAGCGGCACCAAGGCCACAGGGAAGCTTATGACTCTCAAGAGAGATGAAGCAGAG TTGCATTTGCCTAATTCGCTTGAGATAAATAGTGAGTTTACACAACCATCGGGCGAGAGAATCTTATGTCAGCGAGCGTACAAGGATATAGCTTTAGACTTCATGGGAATGGATTTACGCGTAGATTTGATAGAGTTTCCTTTAGATAATTTTGATGTTATCttgggtatggattggttgAGGAAGTAA